A genomic segment from Campylobacter sp. MG1 encodes:
- a CDS encoding c-type cytochrome, with protein sequence MKKYLSFALVFASTCSFAIDASVSKTKSATGIDLKEAEWIVPATIGDDGYIDENKMPKGSKYAEAVILGNKILNETTYYIGPKAKDESKRYAGNNLSCSSCHANGGTIPYESGFVGIYARFPQYLARGDKVATIEDRINGCMERSMNGKMLPLNSPEMKAMVAYMHYLSQGVAIGANTKGQGLAKIDLLNRAADPKKGKEIYADKCAACHGEDGAGMVNDEQRGGYYIYPALWGNDSYNTGAGMYRLIKAAQYIKQNMPKGDATLSTEEAFDVAAYINSQVRPVKENRDKDFPDRRTKPLDMDVEPYDDDFSIEQHRYGPYIEMNKVSKASSK encoded by the coding sequence ATGAAAAAGTATTTAAGCTTTGCACTTGTTTTTGCTAGTACTTGTTCATTTGCTATTGATGCAAGTGTATCTAAGACAAAATCAGCAACTGGGATTGATTTAAAAGAAGCTGAGTGGATTGTTCCTGCCACAATAGGAGATGATGGTTATATTGATGAAAATAAAATGCCAAAGGGTTCAAAATATGCAGAAGCTGTAATTTTAGGTAATAAAATTTTAAATGAAACTACTTATTATATAGGACCAAAAGCAAAAGATGAAAGTAAAAGATACGCAGGAAATAATCTATCCTGTAGTAGTTGTCATGCAAATGGTGGAACTATCCCTTATGAGTCAGGTTTTGTAGGAATTTATGCGAGATTTCCGCAGTATTTAGCAAGGGGTGATAAGGTTGCAACTATTGAAGATAGGATTAATGGTTGTATGGAACGCAGTATGAATGGTAAAATGCTACCTTTAAATTCGCCAGAAATGAAAGCTATGGTTGCTTATATGCATTATTTAAGTCAAGGGGTTGCAATAGGTGCTAATACGAAAGGTCAAGGTTTAGCAAAAATTGATTTATTAAATAGAGCAGCAGACCCTAAAAAAGGTAAAGAAATTTATGCTGATAAATGTGCTGCATGCCATGGAGAAGATGGTGCTGGTATGGTAAATGATGAACAAAGAGGAGGATATTATATTTATCCAGCTTTATGGGGTAATGATAGTTATAATACAGGTGCTGGTATGTATAGATTAATAAAAGCAGCACAATATATTAAGCAAAATATGCCTAAAGGTGATGCTACCTTAAGTACTGAAGAAGCGTTTGATGTAGCAGCTTATATTAATTCACAAGTTCGTCCTGTTAAAGAAAATAGAGACAAAGATTTTCCTGATAGAAGAACTAAACCATTAGATATGGATGTAGAGCCATATGATGATGATTTTAGTATAGAACAACACCGCTATGGTCCTTATATTGAAATGAATAAAGTAAGTAAAGCAAGTAGCAAATAA
- the ispG gene encoding flavodoxin-dependent (E)-4-hydroxy-3-methylbut-2-enyl-diphosphate synthase, translating to MRSDFFKPRFKTRQISVGGVKIGGDAPISVQSMLFTKTQDINGCLEQLIELKLAGADIVRVACLDIKDARALAELKKQSPLPLIVDIHFNHKLALYCAEFIDGIRINPGNIGGKENIKEVVNACKQRNIPIRIGVNHGSIEKQFENKYGRSVKALLESAVYNIKLLEDFDFRDIKISIKTSDAQSTIESYTRLRELCDYPFHLGVTEAGTKFHSTIKSSIAIGQLLLNGIGDTIRVSMTGELSEEIRVAKAILQDSGVQKSGINIISCPTCGRIQSDLLSAVKVVEEKTKHIKAPLNISVMGCVVNALGEAKGADVAIAFGKNEGLVIRHGEVVAKCKYDTLVDRFLDEVLDEAKLHEE from the coding sequence ATGAGAAGTGATTTTTTTAAGCCTAGATTTAAAACTAGGCAAATTAGTGTAGGCGGGGTTAAAATCGGTGGTGATGCTCCAATTAGCGTTCAATCAATGCTATTTACAAAAACTCAAGATATTAATGGATGTTTAGAGCAATTAATTGAGTTAAAATTAGCAGGTGCTGATATAGTAAGAGTTGCGTGTTTGGATATAAAAGATGCAAGGGCTTTAGCAGAACTTAAAAAGCAAAGCCCACTGCCGCTAATTGTAGATATTCATTTTAATCACAAATTAGCTTTATATTGTGCTGAATTTATAGATGGGATTAGAATAAATCCAGGAAATATCGGTGGCAAAGAAAATATAAAAGAAGTAGTAAATGCTTGTAAGCAAAGAAATATTCCTATAAGAATTGGTGTAAATCACGGAAGTATTGAAAAACAATTTGAAAATAAATACGGCAGAAGTGTAAAAGCCTTGCTTGAGAGTGCTGTTTATAATATTAAATTACTTGAAGATTTTGATTTTAGGGATATTAAAATAAGCATTAAAACTTCAGACGCACAAAGCACAATAGAAAGTTATACTAGATTAAGAGAATTGTGTGATTATCCGTTTCATTTAGGAGTAACTGAAGCAGGAACTAAGTTTCATAGCACGATAAAAAGCTCAATTGCTATAGGTCAGTTATTATTAAATGGCATAGGCGATACTATTCGTGTTTCTATGACAGGAGAGCTTAGCGAAGAAATAAGAGTCGCTAAAGCGATTTTGCAAGATAGCGGAGTGCAAAAAAGCGGTATAAATATAATCTCTTGTCCAACCTGTGGAAGAATACAAAGCGATTTATTAAGTGCTGTTAAAGTGGTTGAAGAAAAGACAAAACACATTAAAGCACCATTAAATATAAGTGTAATGGGTTGTGTTGTAAATGCTTTAGGAGAAGCTAAAGGAGCTGATGTAGCAATTGCGTTTGGCAAAAATGAAGGCTTAGTAATAAGACACGGCGAAGTGGTTGCAAAATGCAAATATGATACTTTAGTAGATAGATTTTTAGATGAAGTATTAGACGAAGCAAAACTTCACGAAGAATAG
- a CDS encoding FtsW/RodA/SpoVE family cell cycle protein, which yields MIKLDGKIFTHFDFILPFIVLPIIGFSFILINEANTVLAHKQILYITIGFMSFCVFFLLPIRKLEWLIPFFYWFCIGLLMLVDILGATKLGAKRWLEIPFTNFTIQPSEIFKPAFLLMLAYLIKINPPPAGGYKFKEFAKFSFYIILPFILIKSEPDLGSALIILIVGYVVLFLVGINYKIILTGILIIGILAPISPLIYNNLNDYQKKRIVDFLSEKPSYQVRQSMIAIGSGGVSGKSKDDATQTHFKFLPISTSDFIFAYTIERYGFIGACILLAGYLSLILHLLSLNRILKKDYFARVFTSGLAILIFIYVGVNISMTIGFAPVVGVPLPFFSYGGSSFVTFMVLFGIYENLLSFRFDPHYKLVKINL from the coding sequence TTGATAAAACTAGACGGTAAAATTTTCACTCATTTTGATTTTATATTACCTTTTATAGTATTACCTATAATAGGCTTTTCTTTCATATTAATCAATGAGGCAAATACAGTTTTAGCACATAAGCAAATATTATATATAACTATAGGGTTTATGAGTTTTTGTGTATTTTTTTTATTACCGATTAGAAAATTAGAATGGCTAATACCATTTTTTTATTGGTTTTGCATAGGATTATTAATGCTAGTTGATATTTTAGGTGCTACAAAATTAGGCGCTAAAAGATGGCTAGAGATTCCTTTTACAAATTTTACAATCCAACCTAGTGAAATTTTTAAACCAGCTTTTTTACTTATGTTGGCATATTTAATAAAAATAAATCCACCGCCAGCAGGAGGATATAAATTTAAAGAATTTGCAAAATTTAGTTTTTACATAATATTACCATTTATTTTAATCAAAAGTGAGCCTGATTTAGGTTCGGCTTTAATTATATTAATAGTTGGCTATGTTGTATTATTTTTAGTTGGCATAAACTATAAAATAATACTAACTGGAATATTAATCATTGGAATACTAGCTCCAATTTCTCCGCTAATATATAATAATTTAAATGATTATCAAAAAAAAAGAATAGTAGATTTTCTAAGTGAAAAACCAAGTTATCAAGTAAGACAAAGTATGATTGCAATAGGTAGTGGTGGAGTAAGTGGAAAAAGCAAAGATGACGCTACTCAAACACATTTTAAATTTTTACCTATTAGTACTAGCGATTTTATCTTTGCTTATACAATAGAAAGATATGGATTTATAGGTGCTTGTATTTTACTAGCCGGATATTTATCTCTTATTTTACATTTATTAAGCCTTAATAGAATATTAAAAAAAGATTATTTTGCAAGAGTTTTTACCTCAGGTCTGGCCATTTTAATTTTTATTTATGTAGGTGTAAATATTTCAATGACAATAGGTTTTGCACCAGTTGTAGGAGTTCCTTTGCCATTTTTTAGCTACGGTGGAAGTTCATTTGTAACATTTATGGTGCTTTTTGGAATCTATGAAAATTTACTATCGTTTAGATTCGACCCACATTACAAATTAGTTAAAATAAATTTATAA
- a CDS encoding DnaB-like helicase C-terminal domain-containing protein: MSKYFDIELEQSILLACIENNENIDIAASIIKPSDFSYRLHADIFEFILNKRRLRESVDLKQLKIVFNNAKENFWSTLENQNSLIDVDSYSKTLRNLSLKDKLNSLMQVTTSELSSVDDSIKYTHDLNAKIYSLVSGVNDKNLKNSITAINEFYEELNRVSKLIDRDIVGIDTGFETLNKYTKGFKSGELIILAARPGMGKTTFALNILLHSLKRDVGVVFYSLETEAHKIMAKLISQDTGIPLQSLLTARLDGDMEKMQHSANFLSEKTLYIYDNGNLNIEFLRSSLRRLKEEHTNIGLCIIDYIQLMNSLNTRADRHVQVSEISRGLKLLALELKLPILALSQVNRSVDSRQNKRLILSDIRESGSIEQDADLILFINQSDENYDRENNINAEKHMILEIAKNRSGGLGDIHFDFQISKARFTKLDTHQTDYLD; this comes from the coding sequence ATGAGTAAGTATTTTGATATTGAATTAGAGCAAAGTATTTTATTAGCTTGTATAGAAAATAATGAAAATATAGATATAGCCGCAAGTATTATTAAGCCAAGTGATTTTTCATATAGATTACACGCTGATATATTTGAGTTTATATTAAATAAAAGAAGACTTAGAGAGAGTGTGGATTTAAAGCAACTTAAAATTGTATTTAATAATGCTAAGGAAAATTTTTGGTCTACATTAGAAAATCAAAATTCATTAATAGATGTAGATTCTTATTCTAAGACTTTAAGAAATTTAAGTTTAAAAGATAAGTTAAATTCATTAATGCAAGTTACTACATCAGAACTTTCAAGTGTTGATGATAGTATAAAATATACCCATGATTTAAATGCTAAGATTTATTCTTTAGTATCAGGTGTAAACGATAAAAATTTAAAAAATTCAATAACTGCTATTAATGAATTTTATGAAGAATTAAATAGGGTATCAAAATTAATTGATAGGGATATTGTAGGTATAGATACAGGTTTTGAGACACTCAATAAATATACAAAGGGTTTTAAGTCAGGTGAATTAATAATTTTAGCAGCTCGTCCTGGTATGGGTAAAACTACGTTTGCACTTAATATTTTACTACATTCTTTAAAAAGAGATGTTGGAGTTGTGTTTTATAGTCTTGAAACTGAAGCACATAAAATTATGGCAAAATTAATATCACAAGATACTGGAATTCCACTACAGTCATTGCTTACTGCTAGATTAGATGGAGATATGGAAAAAATGCAGCATAGCGCTAATTTTTTGAGTGAAAAAACACTATATATTTATGATAATGGAAATTTAAATATAGAATTTTTAAGGTCATCTTTAAGAAGATTAAAAGAAGAACATACAAATATAGGATTATGTATTATTGATTATATTCAACTTATGAATTCATTAAATACGAGAGCAGATAGGCATGTTCAAGTTAGCGAGATTAGTAGGGGATTAAAATTACTTGCATTAGAATTAAAACTTCCTATTTTAGCACTATCTCAAGTTAATCGTTCAGTTGATTCTAGACAAAATAAAAGATTAATTTTATCGGATATTAGAGAAAGTGGTAGTATAGAGCAAGATGCTGATTTAATATTGTTTATTAATCAATCAGATGAAAATTATGATAGAGAAAATAATATTAATGCTGAAAAACATATGATATTAGAAATTGCAAAAAATAGAAGTGGTGGATTAGGGGATATACATTTTGATTTTCAAATTTCTAAGGCAAGATTTACAAAATTAGATACTCATCAAACTGATTATTTAGACTAA
- a CDS encoding RluA family pseudouridine synthase yields MSKIIADRVERIDVFIANVLNDSRSKVANLIKNNNILVNNRTVKTSYKLNICDEIIINLPKLQETNIRYEVNFNVEIIYEDDDILVINKPIRIATHGASSLKEASLVEWLLDNNYKLADINGRIRAGIVHRLDKETSGVMIVAKTNKAYLNLASQIKDRLVDRIYIAVTNLRVNCENIEKYIKRNENNRLKMQSLSEDECIKKYGMNKDRWGKWAKTHFINLCTKENINLLAAKLESGRTHQIRTHLASINRFILGDNIYADSKNKIASNRLMLHSFFINFNHPISGKNLCFIAKFDNEFEKYLNNFENICLDYEFAIKLLNDFNKNILK; encoded by the coding sequence TTGAGTAAGATTATAGCTGATAGAGTTGAAAGAATTGATGTCTTTATAGCTAATGTATTAAATGATAGTCGTTCAAAAGTAGCGAATTTAATTAAAAATAATAATATTTTAGTGAATAATAGGACAGTTAAAACATCATATAAATTAAATATATGTGATGAAATTATTATAAATTTACCAAAATTGCAAGAAACAAATATTAGATATGAAGTAAATTTTAATGTAGAAATTATTTATGAAGATGATGATATTTTAGTAATTAATAAGCCTATTAGAATAGCTACACACGGAGCTAGTAGTTTAAAAGAAGCATCTTTGGTTGAGTGGTTGCTTGATAATAATTATAAATTAGCTGATATTAATGGTAGGATTAGGGCTGGAATTGTGCATCGTTTAGATAAAGAAACTAGTGGTGTAATGATAGTAGCTAAGACAAACAAAGCTTATTTAAATTTAGCATCACAAATAAAAGATAGATTAGTCGATAGAATTTATATAGCTGTAACAAATCTTAGAGTTAATTGTGAAAATATTGAAAAATACATAAAGAGAAATGAAAATAATAGATTAAAAATGCAATCTTTAAGCGAAGATGAATGTATTAAAAAGTATGGAATGAATAAAGATAGATGGGGAAAATGGGCTAAGACCCATTTTATCAATTTATGCACTAAAGAAAATATAAATTTATTAGCTGCAAAGCTTGAAAGTGGTAGAACCCATCAAATAAGAACTCATTTAGCAAGCATAAATAGATTTATTTTAGGCGATAATATTTATGCTGACAGTAAAAATAAAATAGCAAGTAATCGTTTGATGTTACATTCTTTTTTTATAAATTTTAATCATCCTATAAGTGGTAAAAATTTATGTTTTATCGCCAAATTTGACAATGAATTTGAAAAATATTTAAATAATTTTGAAAATATTTGTTTAGATTATGAGTTTGCAATTAAATTATTAAATGATTTTAATAAAAATATTTTAAAATAG